The following are encoded together in the Pseudomonas sediminis genome:
- a CDS encoding PA2778 family cysteine peptidase gives MHKSLIRLCCIASIVLLTACARSPVLSPVGERLPERVELTDVPFFPQDAYQCGPAALATMLNQRGVLTTPGALKDKVYIPSREGSLQVEMVAAARNHEMLVYPLQPRLEAVLAEVAAGNPVLVLQNLAFDWYPQWHFAVVVGYDRRERTLILRSATTRRLEDSFNSFDRTWARGGRWAVVTLPPERLPAQADMHVWMKAANDLEQTGNAQPARRAYRRAAEAWPEQSLPWFALSNSRYADGDRKGAEQALRESLKREPAFAAGWFNLSQVLGEQGCAAEAQQAQACAQRLAPEDGRFAASPKASGSGGQCQALPACP, from the coding sequence ATGCATAAATCGCTGATTCGCCTCTGCTGTATCGCATCGATCGTTCTACTCACAGCCTGCGCTCGCTCCCCGGTGTTATCACCGGTGGGCGAGCGTTTGCCTGAGCGGGTGGAACTAACCGACGTTCCCTTCTTCCCCCAGGACGCCTATCAGTGCGGCCCGGCCGCCTTGGCCACCATGCTCAATCAGCGTGGCGTGCTGACCACGCCTGGTGCGCTCAAGGACAAGGTCTACATCCCCAGCCGTGAAGGCAGCCTGCAGGTGGAGATGGTCGCCGCCGCACGCAATCACGAAATGCTGGTGTATCCGCTGCAGCCACGCCTGGAGGCGGTGCTCGCCGAGGTGGCCGCCGGCAACCCGGTGCTGGTGCTGCAGAACCTGGCATTCGACTGGTATCCGCAATGGCACTTCGCGGTGGTGGTGGGTTACGACCGCCGCGAGCGCACGCTGATTTTGCGCTCGGCCACCACGCGCAGGCTCGAAGACAGCTTCAACAGCTTCGACAGAACCTGGGCACGCGGTGGTCGCTGGGCGGTAGTGACCTTGCCACCGGAGCGCTTGCCGGCACAGGCCGACATGCATGTCTGGATGAAGGCTGCCAATGACCTCGAACAAACCGGCAATGCTCAGCCGGCTCGGCGCGCCTATCGCCGCGCCGCCGAGGCCTGGCCGGAGCAGTCATTGCCCTGGTTCGCCCTGAGTAACAGCCGCTACGCCGATGGCGATCGCAAGGGCGCCGAGCAGGCGTTGCGTGAGAGTCTCAAGCGCGAGCCTGCTTTTGCTGCGGGTTGGTTCAACCTGTCGCAAGTATTGGGTGAGCAGGGCTGTGCTGCTGAGGCGCAGCAGGCCCAGGCCTGCGCACAGCGTCTGGCGCCGGAGGATGGGCGCTTCGCCGCATCGCCGAAAGCCAGTGGTTCTGGAGGGCAGTGTCAGGCCTTGCCGGCCTGTCCGTGA
- a CDS encoding PA2779 family protein: MTTSMNPVMRRLAAITALFHLLLVVQIPAANAAMVGTHEVIAEQQHKVDQEQLMAMLDDEQVKEKLVSMGVDRDQVESRIASLTPAELAQFNQQLDQAPAGAGVVGIIVLFLVIFIITDMLCATNIFNFVKCINR, translated from the coding sequence ATGACAACTTCCATGAACCCCGTTATGCGCCGTCTGGCAGCTATTACCGCGCTGTTTCACCTGCTGCTGGTGGTGCAGATTCCTGCCGCGAATGCAGCGATGGTCGGCACTCACGAGGTGATCGCCGAGCAGCAGCACAAGGTGGATCAGGAGCAGTTGATGGCCATGCTCGATGACGAGCAGGTGAAGGAGAAACTGGTATCGATGGGCGTCGACCGTGATCAGGTCGAATCGCGTATCGCCAGCCTGACCCCGGCCGAACTGGCGCAGTTCAACCAGCAGTTGGATCAGGCACCAGCCGGTGCGGGTGTGGTCGGCATCATCGTGTTGTTTCTGGTGATCTTCATCATCACTGATATGCTGTGCGCCACCAACATCTTCAATTTCGTCAAATGCATAAATCGCTGA
- a CDS encoding hybrid sensor histidine kinase/response regulator: MARRSDEALAGLLGLGSQSARKSHYPELLARLEELEVERNRYKWLFEHAVHGIIQASLQDGVLAANPAMARMLGYDDPQQVLWSPSDLARHLFVGGFDELEVIRQGLSQGQALLGYETRLRRRDGSTIDVLMNLLLKPEGEGIFEGFVADITERKQAQQRLQQLNDELERRVAARTFELLESNRNLQRQIEERERIELALRDARDAAEAANHSKDKYLAAASHDLLQPLNAARLLISTLRERELPSAERNLVERSHLALEGAEDLLADLLDISKLDQAAIKPDLDVYRLEELLAPLASEFDSVASASGLRLRARIANYAVHTDFRLLTRILRNFLSNACRYTERGDVLLGARRRGAFVELQVWDSGRGIAADQLDKIFLEFSQLEVGRAAERKGVGLGLAIVERIARMLGYPVQVRSQPGRGSVFSIRVPLAQETPRRQAQSTTQAVLGNPLPGRRLLVIDNEVDILHSMQALLGQWGCEVVTAVDLNEALQRLQGRAPEVILADFHLDHGVLGCQVIQQLRDEFSRPIPALIISADRSDDCRRELQALGAPLLNKPVKPGKLRAVLSQLLMET, translated from the coding sequence ATGGCGAGGCGCTCTGACGAAGCGCTTGCCGGGCTGCTGGGGCTCGGCAGCCAGTCGGCGCGCAAGAGTCATTACCCCGAGCTGCTGGCGCGCCTGGAAGAGCTGGAAGTCGAGCGCAACCGCTATAAATGGCTGTTCGAACACGCCGTACACGGGATCATCCAGGCCAGCCTGCAGGACGGGGTACTGGCGGCCAATCCGGCGATGGCGCGCATGCTCGGTTATGACGATCCGCAGCAGGTGCTGTGGTCGCCGAGCGATCTGGCTCGGCACCTGTTCGTCGGCGGCTTCGACGAGCTGGAAGTGATTCGCCAGGGGCTGAGCCAGGGCCAGGCTCTGCTTGGCTACGAGACGCGCCTGCGCAGGCGCGATGGCAGCACCATCGACGTGCTGATGAACCTGCTGCTCAAGCCTGAAGGCGAGGGCATCTTCGAAGGCTTCGTCGCCGATATCACCGAGCGCAAGCAGGCGCAGCAGCGCCTGCAACAACTCAATGACGAACTGGAGCGCCGCGTCGCGGCGCGCACCTTCGAGTTGCTCGAATCCAACCGCAATCTGCAGCGGCAGATCGAGGAGCGCGAGCGCATCGAGCTGGCCCTGCGCGATGCGCGTGACGCGGCCGAAGCGGCCAACCATAGCAAGGACAAGTACCTGGCCGCGGCCAGCCACGACTTGTTGCAGCCGCTCAATGCGGCGCGCTTGTTGATCTCCACGCTGCGCGAGCGTGAGCTGCCAAGCGCCGAACGCAACCTGGTGGAGCGCAGCCACCTGGCCCTGGAAGGTGCCGAGGATCTGCTGGCGGATCTGCTGGATATTTCCAAGCTGGATCAGGCGGCGATCAAGCCGGATCTCGATGTCTATCGCCTTGAAGAGTTGCTCGCTCCGCTGGCGTCCGAGTTCGACAGCGTGGCGTCGGCCAGTGGTTTGCGCCTGCGCGCGAGAATTGCCAATTATGCGGTGCATACTGATTTCCGCTTGCTGACGCGCATCCTGCGCAACTTCCTCAGCAATGCCTGCCGTTATACCGAACGCGGCGATGTGCTGCTTGGCGCACGTCGGCGTGGCGCTTTCGTCGAGTTGCAGGTGTGGGATAGCGGGCGCGGCATCGCGGCCGATCAGCTGGACAAGATCTTTCTCGAGTTCAGCCAGCTCGAGGTTGGGCGTGCGGCCGAGCGTAAGGGCGTCGGTCTGGGGCTGGCCATCGTCGAGCGCATCGCGCGCATGCTGGGCTACCCGGTGCAGGTGCGCTCGCAACCGGGGCGTGGTTCGGTCTTCAGCATCCGCGTGCCGCTGGCGCAGGAGACTCCGCGTCGCCAGGCACAATCTACGACGCAGGCGGTCCTCGGCAACCCCCTGCCGGGGAGGCGCCTGCTGGTGATCGATAACGAAGTCGACATCCTGCACAGCATGCAGGCGCTGCTCGGGCAGTGGGGCTGCGAGGTGGTCACGGCGGTCGATCTGAACGAGGCCCTGCAGCGTCTGCAGGGCAGGGCGCCAGAGGTGATTCTGGCGGATTTTCACCTCGATCACGGCGTGCTCGGTTGTCAGGTGATTCAGCAGCTACGTGATGAGTTTTCCAGGCCGATTCCGGCGCTGATCATCAGCGCCGATCGCAGCGATGACTGTCGTCGCGAATTGCAGGCGCTGGGTGCGCCTTTGCTGAACAAACCGGTCAAGCCGGGCAAGCTGCGTGCGGTGCTCAGCCAGCTTTTGATGGAAACGTGA
- the ercA gene encoding alcohol dehydrogenase-like regulatory protein ErcA: protein MSHELNQLRKFVSPEIIFGAGSRHNVGNYAKTFGARKVLIVSDPGVVAAGWAGDVEASLQAQGIAYCLYTKVSPNPRVEEVMEGAELYRSEGCNVIVAVGGGSPMDCAKGIGIVVAHGRSILEFEGVDTIRVPSPPLILIPTTAGTSADVSQFVIISNQQERMKFSIVSKAVVPDVSLIDPETTLSMDPFLSACTGIDAMVHAIEAFVSTGHGPLTDPHALEAMRLINGNLVQMIANPGDIALREKIMLGSMQAGLAFSNAILGAVHAMSHSLGGYLDLPHGLCNAVLVEHVVAFNYSAAPERFKVIAETLGIDCRGLNHAQIRQRLVEHLIAFKHAMGFRETLSLHGVGTSDIPFLSSHAMDDPCILTNPRESTQRDVEVVYGEAL from the coding sequence ATGAGCCACGAATTGAATCAGCTGCGAAAGTTCGTTTCCCCCGAGATCATCTTTGGCGCCGGCTCCCGGCATAACGTCGGCAACTACGCCAAGACCTTCGGCGCACGCAAGGTGCTGATCGTCTCCGATCCCGGCGTGGTCGCCGCTGGCTGGGCCGGCGATGTCGAGGCCAGCCTGCAGGCCCAGGGCATCGCCTACTGCCTGTACACCAAGGTGTCGCCCAATCCGCGCGTGGAGGAGGTGATGGAGGGCGCCGAGCTGTATCGCAGCGAGGGCTGCAACGTCATCGTCGCGGTCGGTGGCGGCAGCCCGATGGACTGCGCCAAGGGCATCGGCATCGTGGTTGCCCATGGCCGCAGCATTCTCGAATTCGAAGGCGTGGACACCATTCGTGTGCCCAGCCCTCCGCTGATCCTGATCCCGACCACCGCCGGCACCTCGGCCGACGTGTCGCAGTTCGTGATCATCTCCAACCAGCAGGAGCGGATGAAGTTTTCCATTGTCAGCAAGGCAGTGGTGCCGGACGTGTCGCTGATCGATCCGGAAACCACCCTGAGCATGGATCCGTTCCTCTCGGCCTGTACTGGCATCGACGCCATGGTGCATGCCATCGAGGCGTTCGTTTCCACCGGCCACGGCCCGCTGACCGACCCGCACGCGCTGGAAGCCATGCGCCTGATCAACGGCAACCTGGTGCAGATGATCGCCAACCCGGGCGATATCGCCCTGCGCGAGAAGATCATGCTTGGCAGTATGCAGGCTGGTCTGGCGTTCTCCAACGCGATCCTTGGCGCGGTGCACGCCATGAGTCACAGTCTCGGTGGCTACCTCGACTTGCCGCACGGTCTGTGCAATGCAGTGCTGGTCGAGCACGTGGTGGCGTTCAATTACAGTGCGGCGCCGGAGCGTTTCAAGGTCATCGCCGAAACCCTCGGCATCGACTGCCGTGGGCTCAACCATGCGCAGATTCGCCAGCGCCTGGTCGAGCACCTGATTGCCTTCAAGCACGCCATGGGCTTTCGTGAGACGCTCAGCCTGCACGGCGTCGGTACGTCTGACATTCCGTTCTTGTCCAGCCATGCGATGGACGACCCGTGCATCCTCACCAACCCGCGTGAATCGACCCAGCGTGATGTCGAGGTGGTGTATGGCGAGGCGCTCTGA
- a CDS encoding S9 family peptidase, translating into MQSVGCAVRTDPDAIWSAEQAAAASADFAELHAAHGGVLWVAFDPALARCGLFFYRDGVMRELTPAGFSVRSRVYEYGGGACCATEQGVAFVNERDQQVYRIDIGLDGGAHGAPYLITSHSHCRYGDLSLVPAWQALLAVEESHEGGAVVHRLVRIGLNGKREVLVEGADFYAAPVADPTGQRIAWIEWDRPHQPWIATRLCQRESGERTRVLAGQGSDQALQQPRFDARGRLWVLSDKAGWWQPWCVDGDTTLHAAPYDHAPAPWQLGGRTYLPLENDEFLLTRFELGVGALVGCAMRTSALEGKTVGAHSLGGPATPYPKAERLLAEGFTRFRSLAADNEHFYCIAAAPDRLPAVLAIRRSDGALQMLAGGEQPLSEAQLSRPQPFSCGVGEGERSHGFFYSPASTGERPPLVIFLHGGPTSACYPVFDPRIAFWTLRGFAVLDLNYRGSSGYGRDYRLRLADEWGDLEVEDIRAAIDALAGDGRIDAQRVFVRGGSAGGFSALRALAELPQLRGGASLYGVSDPLALRRVTHKFEADYLDWLIGDPEQDAERYRDRTPLLQAERIKAPVIFFQGALDAVVVPSQTEAMVEALRQRGLPVEYHLFAEERHGFRQATNLAEALRAEHTFYQRLS; encoded by the coding sequence ATGCAAAGCGTAGGGTGCGCCGTGCGCACCGATCCTGACGCAATCTGGAGTGCCGAGCAGGCTGCAGCCGCCAGCGCCGACTTCGCCGAACTGCACGCTGCCCACGGTGGCGTGTTGTGGGTGGCGTTCGATCCTGCTCTGGCGCGTTGCGGGCTGTTCTTCTATCGCGATGGTGTCATGCGTGAGCTCACGCCAGCAGGGTTTTCCGTGCGCAGCCGCGTCTACGAGTACGGCGGTGGCGCCTGCTGCGCCACGGAGCAGGGCGTGGCGTTCGTCAATGAGCGTGATCAGCAGGTCTATCGCATCGATATCGGCTTGGACGGCGGTGCGCACGGCGCACCCTACCTGATCACCAGTCACTCCCACTGCCGTTATGGCGACCTGTCCTTAGTGCCGGCCTGGCAGGCATTACTGGCTGTGGAGGAAAGTCATGAAGGCGGCGCGGTGGTGCATCGCCTGGTGCGCATCGGTCTGAACGGTAAGCGTGAGGTACTGGTCGAGGGTGCCGATTTCTATGCGGCGCCGGTGGCTGACCCAACTGGCCAGCGTATTGCCTGGATCGAATGGGATCGACCACATCAGCCCTGGATCGCCACGCGCCTGTGCCAGCGTGAGTCCGGCGAGCGCACTCGGGTGCTGGCCGGGCAGGGCAGCGATCAGGCCCTGCAGCAGCCGCGGTTCGATGCCCGGGGCCGGTTGTGGGTGTTGAGCGACAAGGCAGGATGGTGGCAACCCTGGTGCGTCGATGGCGACACAACACTGCACGCCGCGCCTTATGATCACGCGCCGGCGCCCTGGCAACTGGGCGGTCGAACCTATCTGCCGCTGGAAAACGATGAGTTTCTGCTGACCCGTTTTGAGCTGGGTGTCGGCGCGCTGGTAGGGTGCGCCATGCGCACCAGCGCTCTCGAAGGCAAAACAGTCGGTGCGCACAGCCTGGGCGGCCCCGCGACACCCTACCCAAAGGCAGAGCGGCTGTTGGCCGAAGGGTTTACGCGTTTCCGTAGCCTGGCTGCCGACAACGAACATTTCTACTGCATCGCTGCCGCTCCTGATCGTCTGCCAGCGGTGCTTGCCATTCGCCGCAGCGATGGCGCATTGCAGATGCTGGCTGGCGGTGAGCAGCCGCTGTCCGAAGCACAGCTATCACGACCCCAGCCATTCAGCTGTGGGGTCGGTGAGGGCGAACGCAGCCATGGTTTTTTCTACTCGCCTGCATCAACCGGGGAGCGCCCGCCGCTTGTGATCTTCCTGCACGGCGGGCCAACCTCGGCCTGCTACCCGGTGTTCGATCCGCGTATTGCCTTCTGGACGCTACGCGGCTTCGCCGTGCTCGACCTCAACTACCGTGGCAGCAGCGGCTACGGTCGCGACTACCGCTTGCGTCTGGCTGACGAGTGGGGCGACTTGGAAGTCGAGGATATTCGCGCCGCCATCGACGCACTGGCTGGTGATGGCCGCATTGATGCGCAACGTGTGTTCGTGCGCGGTGGCAGCGCTGGCGGCTTCAGCGCGTTGCGTGCTCTGGCCGAGTTACCGCAGTTACGCGGCGGCGCCAGTCTCTACGGCGTCAGCGACCCGCTGGCGCTGCGCCGGGTGACCCACAAGTTCGAGGCGGATTATCTCGACTGGCTGATCGGCGACCCCGAGCAGGATGCCGAGCGCTACCGGGATCGCACACCCTTGTTGCAGGCCGAACGGATCAAGGCACCAGTGATTTTCTTCCAGGGCGCATTGGATGCGGTGGTGGTGCCGAGCCAGACCGAGGCCATGGTCGAGGCACTGCGTCAGCGCGGGTTACCGGTTGAATATCACCTGTTCGCAGAAGAACGCCACGGTTTCCGTCAGGCCACCAACCTGGCCGAGGCTCTGCGCGCTGAGCATACCTTTTATCAGCGGCTGAGCTGA
- the pqqE gene encoding pyrroloquinoline quinone biosynthesis protein PqqE — MLSSGSSFAKAGHEPGPPLWLLAELTYRCPLQCPYCSNPLDFAQQGAELSTAEWIEVFRQARELGAAQLGFSGGEPLVRQDLAELIAAARALGYYTNLITSGIGLTEARIAEFADAGLDHIQISFQAADEEVNNLLAGSKKAFAQKLAMARAVKAHGYPMVLNFVTHRHNIDNIERIIELCLELEADFVELATCQFYGWAELNRAGLLPTRAQLERAERITNQWRDKLAAENHPCKLIFVTPDYYEERPKACMNGWGNLFLDITPDGTALPCHSARQLPVQFPNVREHSLEHIWRHSFGFNRFRGDDWMPEPCRSCDEKDKDFGGCRCQAFMLTGDASNADPVCSKSAHHGVILAARQQADEAPLGLGELQYRNEKASRIICKA; from the coding sequence ATGCTCAGTTCTGGATCGAGCTTCGCTAAGGCAGGTCATGAACCAGGGCCACCGCTGTGGCTGCTGGCGGAGCTGACCTACCGCTGCCCGCTGCAGTGTCCGTACTGCTCCAACCCGCTGGATTTCGCCCAGCAGGGCGCTGAGCTGTCGACCGCCGAATGGATCGAGGTATTCCGTCAGGCGCGTGAACTGGGGGCGGCGCAGCTGGGCTTCTCCGGTGGCGAGCCGCTGGTACGCCAGGACCTGGCCGAGCTGATCGCTGCGGCGCGCGCTCTGGGCTATTACACCAACCTGATCACCTCCGGCATCGGCCTGACCGAAGCACGTATCGCCGAGTTCGCCGACGCCGGGCTCGATCATATCCAGATCAGCTTCCAGGCCGCCGACGAGGAGGTGAACAACCTGCTGGCCGGCTCGAAAAAGGCCTTTGCGCAGAAGCTGGCCATGGCGCGTGCGGTCAAGGCACATGGCTACCCGATGGTGCTCAACTTCGTCACCCACCGGCACAACATCGACAATATCGAACGCATCATCGAGCTGTGCCTGGAGCTGGAGGCGGATTTCGTCGAGCTCGCCACCTGCCAGTTCTACGGCTGGGCCGAGCTCAATCGCGCTGGCCTGTTGCCGACCCGCGCGCAACTGGAGCGCGCTGAGCGCATCACCAATCAGTGGCGCGACAAACTGGCGGCCGAGAACCATCCGTGCAAGCTGATCTTCGTCACCCCGGATTACTACGAGGAGCGCCCCAAGGCCTGTATGAACGGTTGGGGCAATCTGTTCCTCGATATCACCCCGGACGGCACGGCGCTGCCTTGCCACAGCGCGCGGCAGTTGCCGGTGCAGTTTCCCAACGTGCGCGAGCACAGTCTCGAACATATCTGGCGGCATTCCTTCGGTTTCAACCGCTTTCGCGGTGACGACTGGATGCCCGAGCCGTGTCGTTCGTGCGACGAGAAGGACAAGGATTTCGGCGGTTGTCGCTGCCAGGCCTTCATGCTCACCGGCGATGCCAGTAACGCCGACCCGGTGTGCAGCAAGTCGGCGCACCATGGCGTGATTCTCGCTGCACGTCAGCAGGCCGATGAGGCGCCGCTTGGGCTGGGTGAACTGCAGTACCGTAACGAGAAGGCCTCACGAATCATATGCAAAGCGTAG
- the pqqD gene encoding pyrroloquinoline quinone biosynthesis peptide chaperone PqqD, giving the protein MTAVILPPSVPAIRRGFRLQFEPAQGCHVLLYPEGMIKLNDSASEILQQVDGKRSVAEIIDNLHQRFPDVPGIDEDILAFMEVAHAQFWIELR; this is encoded by the coding sequence ATGACTGCTGTCATCCTCCCACCCAGCGTACCCGCCATCCGCCGCGGCTTTCGTCTGCAGTTCGAACCGGCGCAAGGCTGCCACGTGCTGCTCTATCCGGAGGGCATGATCAAGCTCAACGACAGCGCCAGCGAAATTCTCCAGCAGGTCGACGGTAAGCGCTCGGTGGCCGAGATCATCGACAACCTGCACCAGCGCTTCCCCGATGTGCCCGGTATCGACGAAGACATTCTTGCCTTCATGGAGGTGGCCCATGCTCAGTTCTGGATCGAGCTTCGCTAA
- the pqqC gene encoding pyrroloquinoline-quinone synthase PqqC: protein MSQPAMTPAEFEQALRAKGALYHIHHPFHRAMYEGRATREQIQGWVANRFYYQVNIPLKDAAILANCPDRETRREWIQRILDHDGAPGEEGGIEAWLRLAESVGLDRDQVLSQELVLPGVRFAVDAYVNFARRANWQEAASSSLTELFAPQIHQSRLDAWPQHYPWIDATGYDYFRNRLSQARRDVEHGLRITLEHYRTREAQERMLQILQFKLDVLWSMLDAMSMAYELQRPPYHTVTNERAWHRGIAL, encoded by the coding sequence ATGAGCCAACCTGCCATGACACCTGCCGAATTCGAGCAGGCGCTGCGCGCCAAGGGCGCGCTGTATCACATCCATCACCCGTTCCACCGCGCCATGTACGAAGGGCGCGCCACTCGCGAGCAGATCCAGGGCTGGGTGGCCAATCGTTTCTACTACCAGGTCAATATCCCGCTGAAGGATGCGGCGATCCTCGCCAACTGCCCGGATCGCGAGACCCGGCGCGAGTGGATTCAGCGCATCCTCGACCATGACGGTGCGCCCGGAGAAGAGGGCGGTATCGAGGCCTGGCTGCGCCTGGCCGAGTCCGTCGGTCTCGACCGTGATCAGGTGCTGTCGCAGGAGCTGGTGCTGCCTGGCGTGCGCTTCGCCGTCGATGCCTACGTCAACTTCGCTCGTCGCGCCAACTGGCAGGAAGCGGCCAGCAGTTCGCTGACCGAGCTATTCGCCCCACAGATCCACCAGTCGCGCCTGGATGCCTGGCCGCAGCACTACCCGTGGATCGACGCCACCGGCTACGACTACTTCCGCAATCGTCTGAGCCAGGCGCGCCGCGACGTTGAACACGGCCTGCGCATCACCCTCGAGCACTACCGCACCCGTGAGGCGCAGGAGCGCATGCTGCAGATCCTGCAATTCAAGCTCGATGTGCTGTGGAGCATGCTCGACGCCATGAGCATGGCCTACGAACTGCAGCGTCCGCCGTATCACACGGTGACCAACGAGCGCGCTTGGCATCGGGGTATAGCCCTATGA
- the pqqB gene encoding pyrroloquinoline quinone biosynthesis protein PqqB — protein sequence MHIQILGSAAGGGFPQWNCNCRNCRGVRAGTLRAQPRTQSSIAISDDGEQWILCNASPDIRAQIEAFPALQPARKLRDTAIAGIVLLDSQIDHCTGLLTLREGCPHQVWCTEMVHQDLTTGFPLFNMLSHWNGGLQHQLIELDAKPFSIPACPALSITAIALRSSAPPYSPHRGNPHPGDNIGLFIEDRRSGRSLFYAPGLGQVDEHLLGWMRRADCLLVDGTLWRDDEMRVCEVGDKLGSEMGHLCQSGPGGMIEVLDGLPSVRKILIHINNTNPILDLDSPERTELDAHGIEVAFDGMSIVL from the coding sequence ATGCATATCCAGATTCTTGGCTCCGCCGCCGGTGGCGGCTTTCCCCAGTGGAACTGCAACTGCCGCAACTGCCGCGGCGTGCGTGCCGGTACCCTGCGGGCGCAGCCGCGCACGCAATCGTCCATCGCCATTTCCGATGACGGTGAGCAGTGGATCCTGTGCAATGCCTCGCCGGACATCCGTGCGCAGATCGAGGCCTTCCCGGCGCTGCAACCAGCGCGCAAGCTGCGTGACACCGCCATCGCCGGCATCGTCCTGCTCGATAGCCAGATCGACCATTGCACCGGTCTGCTGACCTTGCGCGAAGGCTGCCCGCATCAGGTCTGGTGTACCGAGATGGTGCATCAGGACCTGACCACCGGCTTTCCGCTCTTCAATATGCTCAGCCACTGGAACGGTGGCCTGCAGCACCAGTTGATCGAGCTGGATGCAAAACCCTTCAGTATTCCCGCCTGTCCGGCGCTGAGCATCACCGCCATCGCCCTGCGCAGCAGCGCGCCGCCGTATTCGCCGCATCGCGGCAATCCGCACCCGGGGGACAACATCGGCCTGTTCATCGAGGACCGTCGCAGCGGCCGCAGCCTGTTCTATGCGCCGGGCCTGGGCCAGGTTGACGAGCACCTGCTGGGCTGGATGCGCCGCGCGGACTGCCTGCTGGTCGATGGCACGCTGTGGCGTGACGACGAAATGCGTGTGTGTGAGGTGGGCGACAAGCTCGGCAGCGAGATGGGCCACCTGTGCCAGAGCGGCCCTGGCGGCATGATCGAGGTGCTCGACGGCCTGCCGTCCGTGCGCAAGATCCTTATCCATATCAACAACACCAACCCGATTCTCGACCTGGACTCGCCCGAGCGCACCGAACTGGACGCCCACGGCATCGAGGTCGCGTTCGATGGCATGAGCATCGTTTTGTAG
- the pqqA gene encoding pyrroloquinoline quinone precursor peptide PqqA, with translation MWTKPAYTDLRIGFEVTMYFANR, from the coding sequence ATGTGGACTAAACCCGCCTACACCGATCTGCGCATTGGCTTCGAAGTGACCATGTATTTCGCCAACCGCTGA